A window of Catharus ustulatus isolate bCatUst1 chromosome 25, bCatUst1.pri.v2, whole genome shotgun sequence contains these coding sequences:
- the OARD1 gene encoding ADP-ribose glycohydrolase OARD1 isoform X2, with protein sequence MATHISKDQEERIRCVKGDLFSCPSTDALAHCISEDCRMGAGIAVLFKKKFGGVQELLDQKKKTGEVAVLQRDERYIYYLITKQKVSHKPTYESMQKSLEAMKAHCLNNGVTDISMPRIGCGLDGLQWEKVSAILQEVFENTDIKITVYTL encoded by the exons aTCAGGTGTGTGAAGGGGGACCTGTTCTCGTGCCCGAGCACGGATGCCCTGGCTCACTGCATCAGCGAGGATTGCCGCATGGGCGCCGGCATCGCCGTGCTCTTCAAGAAGAAGTTTGGAGGCGTCCAGGAGCTCTTGGATCAAA agAAGAAGACCGGGGAGGTGGCAGTTCTGCAGAGGGACGAGCGGTACATTTATTATCTG aTTACAAAGCAGAAGGTTTCTCACAAGCCCACGTATGAGAGCATGCAGAAGAGTTTGGAAGCCATGAAAGCTCACTGTCTGAACAATGGAGTCACTGACATCTCCATGCCCAG GATTGGATGTGGACTCGATGGCCTGCAGTGGGAAAAGGTGTCAGCCATCCTTCAGGAAGTGTTTGAGAACACTGACATCAAGATCACAGTTTACACCCTGTGA
- the APOBEC2 gene encoding C->U-editing enzyme APOBEC-2, whose translation MWAYTVGFTVLPHVGGFLGWFLNRKEIPAWYEKLKKPSWCPSRRVFPVAWTMLYTGMGYASYLVWNDLGGCSSKAIVPLGLYGAQLLLNWAWPPLFFGARNLNMVMGLPCRLWDTLGFSVPEKMAEKQEEPSNAQNGEPDNAEEGEGKKKKKVKREDLPPFEIVTGERLPAIFFKFQFRNVEYSSGRNKTFLCYVVETQGKEPSRGYLEDEHAAAHAEMAFFNTILPTCQPGARHDVTWYVSSSPCVACAQKICEALRKNKGLRLTIMVGRLFMWEEPDMQAALRSMKEAGCKLRIMKPQDFEYVWKNFVEQEEGEEAKSFVPWEDIQENFLYYEEKLAEILH comes from the exons ATGTGGGCTTACACCGTGGGCTTCACCGTGCTGCCCCACGTCGGAGGATTCCTCGGCTGGTTCCTCAACAGGAAGGAGATCCCAGCGTGGTACGAGAAGCTGAAGAAACCCTCGTGGTGCCCCTCGCGGAGAGTGTTCCCCGTGGCATGGACCATGCTGTACACGGGCATGGG CTACGCCTCGTACCTGGTGTGGAACGACCTcggtggctgcagcagcaaggcCATCGTGCCCCTGGGGCTCTAcggggctcagctgctgctcaacTGGGCATGGCCCCCCTTGTTCTTCGGTGCCCGCAACCTCAACATGGTAATGGGGCTTCCCTGCCGGCTTTGGGACACTCTGGGGTT ctctgtcccagagAAGATGgcagagaagcaggaggagcCCAGCAATGCCCAGAACGGAGAACCCGACAATgctgaggagggagaggggaagaagaagaagaaggtgaagaggGAGGACCTGCCACCCTTTGAGATTGTGACAGG CGAACGCCTCCCTGCCATCTTCTTCAAATTCCAGTTCAGGAACGTGGAATACAGCTCGGGCAGGAACAAAACCTTCCTGTGCTACGTGGTGGAGACGCAGGGCAAGGAGCCCAGCCGGGGCTACCTGGAGGACGAGCACGCAGCCGCCCACGCGGAGATGGCGTTCTTCAACACCATCCTGCCCACCTGCCAGCCAGGGGCCCGCCACGACGTCACCTG GTACGTGTCCTCCAGCCCCTGCGTCGCCTGCGCCCAGAAGATCTGCGAGGCGCTGCGCAAGAACAAGGGGCTGCGCCTCACCATCATGGTGGGCAGGCTCTTCATGTGGGAGGAACCCGACATGCAGGCGGCCCTCAGGAGCATGAAGGAGGCCGGCTGCAAGCTGAGGATTATGAAGCCTCAAGACTTTGAGTATGTCTGGAAGAACTttgtggagcaggaggaaggggaggaggccAAGTCCTTCGTGCCCTGGGAGGATATTCAGGAGAATTTTCTGTACTACGAGGAGAAGCTGGCTGAGATCTTGCACTGA